ACGGGTGAGTGCAGATGGCGTCAGAAGAGACAGCCGAGGGCGGGCCGGCGTCGCTAGGGAGGCGCCATGGCCAGTGAAGCCGGGACGGGGAGGAGGTGGGGGAGGTGGGGGCGGCGGAGGGGATGGAGCCGCCATTGGTGCGAGCTTGGGGTTGGGCAGCGGAAGGTGGAGGTTACAGACGAAGGGCGGAACCGACCTCTGATACCATGTGAACGGGAGAGAGGGAATGAGCTTGGCACCTTAGGTGCTGCTTCTGTATTGACCGTGTATAAATAGGTTACAGGCGCATGCGATGGCGCAGTGTACAAAGGGCGACGTGCGCCAAAGAGTGGGGATCGTGCGCTAGAGCACGACCTGACTAAACTACGTGGGCAGACCAGGTGGTTTCTGCTGATAGATCCTATCCCTCCAAATTTTCTGCCGACCCATAAACGAACCACCGTGCTTGGGTTTTTTTATTGATGTGCATAGCTAGGATCATTGCaagatcctcctcctcttccatatAAAATTCTTCTTCGGAAGAATCATACGACGAACTCATCTGCAATGTTCAATACTAGGCTATAAAAACTACAATCAACATGCATCAAATTCATGAAGTTTGAGCAATACATACCTTGCGGGCGTTTTGTCGAACACCTTGCGGGCGCCGAGCGGCAGTGAGCGGCCAGGCGTTGTTCGTCGGAGGACTGCCGCGCACGAGGGGCGGCGGTGACTAGAGGGAGTCGGAGGAAGCTGCCGCGGCGCGGGGATAGGCCGGTGAAGCGCCGGAACGGTCGCCGTAATAAGCGCcgtggcgcgggcggcggcggcgccgcggcTGGATGGGGTAGGTGGAGTTGCGAGCGAGCACTCTGAGTCCAgcgcgcgggagcgggcgcaACAAATAAGCGGCACGCGATGGCGTTTCGGCCTGCGCGCTGAACTAGATATGCCGCGCGCGCGGTTTTTGCGCCTCCCGTGGAGCGCCTGGAGCGGTAGCGTGCGCGCAAAAAACCCTGATTTTTCAGCGCGACACTTATAtagcgcggctgttggagatgctctaaaagGTGAAGGACTTTTTGACAGTACCGAAAACCGATAGTGCCCTCCATACGATGAAGAGCGCACGCGGAGTTTACACAAATTCGGTCCCTATGATCGAGgaaataccctactcctgctttgctTGGTGGTATTCATGAGTTCTCGGTCCAGGCCTTTTTCATGCTTTGCATGTAATCATGAGTTCTCAACCAAGCAATCTCAAATTTGAAAGTTGATGAATAGATCACAAGTTTTTCTCGAATAAAAAAAGAACACAAGGCACGACCCTCTGCGAACGGACGTGTCAAAAAATCCTATAGAAACAAATTTGAGATTAGCAAGCCACTTGTCTTAATCCAGAGGAGGTCCGATAGGATTTTCTTCCCTCTAACTACAAAAGCTGAGACACGATATCGACGCGGAAAAGAACTAGTGACCGTAATGAATTTAGACTCCGTATATATATCCTTGTACGTGTTTGGAAGGAGGTAACGTACGTCGGTTATTTCTCAACAGGACTACACCACAGGTGCACTTTCGCATCCCGCAGATCGGCGCCGCGCGAGATGGGTCACGCCGCCGACGCCGGACGCGACCGCCTGAGCAACCTCCGCGACGACGTGCTCGGCCACATCCTCTCCTTCCTCGACGCCAAGGAGGCCGGCCGCGCCGCGGCGCTCTCGTCGCGGTGGCGCGACGTCTTGGGCAGCGTCCACACCGTCTCCctggagcagccggagcggcccTACTTCATCTACGACCGCGACAGCCTGCACGACCGCGGCGTGGCGCGGCGCCTCATCGCCGCCGTCAATGCCGCCCTCTTTTCGCGCGACCGGCGCCCCTACCCTGCCGCCGCTGCGGTGCCCCTGCGAGCGCTCCGCGTGTCACTGGAAGGGTACGAGTACGACCCCGACGACAAGTCCAGGGTGGACCTGTACCTCTCCTACGCCCTGAGGCATGCCGCCCCCGAGTTTGACCTCGACCTCCGCTTCGGCCGCGAGTCCGCCTGCGGTCGCTACGACCGCTTGGACGCCGCCGATGCGGATGACGATGGCAATGTCGCCGTCTATAGCCCAATCGAGGTTCGAGCCGTCGCTGTGAATCCGCCGAGGAAGTCTCCCGAGTCCAACGACCATTATTCCCACAGGGTGCGCCCCGAAGACGAAGACGATGTCTCGTCCAGCGACGACGACGAGAGGGTTGCTCGACCGTGGAATCGGCCGTCCCTGGAGTACACCGTACTGAGTGGGCTCTTCTCCTGTGCCACGTTGCGATCCCTCCGCCTCGGCTACTGCAGGCTCTCCCCGCCGGTGGCCATCAGGCTACCGTCGCTCGAGACGCTCCACCTCACCCACGTCCCCGACGAGGAGGAGCATTTGCAGAGGCTCATCTCCTCCTGCCCGCGGCTTGCGGACCTGacgctcgaggcctgcggcaccATGACCGCGCTCTCCCTCTTGGACAACATGCGACTCCGTAGGCTGGCCCTCCGGTGCTGCCACAGGCTGGCCAGGCTCGCCGTCGACGCACCAGAGCTCCACTGCTTGGAGTACCGCGGCCCAGTCCCCGACGACTCATTCCTCACCgtgcgtggcggcggcggcggcttcccggCCGTCACATCGTGCAAGATCGACATCCTCGAGGAGGCCACGtcggaggaggagctcgccaatCTCGGCTCGTTCCTGCAACAGTCGGCCTTGACCACGAAACACCTCCACCTATGCTCCGCTCGCATGGGCTCCTGCTTCGTGAAACTCCCGGCGTTCCCTTCCCTCCGCCACCTCGAGCTGAACGGAAGTGTGCCGCGCACCGATGaccccgtcgtcgtcgccgcgtGGATGAGCAGCATTCTTCGGCAGGCCCCAAACCTGGAGTTCCTGTCACTTTTTTTCGAAGCAGCGCCTCGCGCCGACGGCCACTTCGTCGACGGTGGGCACAGCATAGGGGAGCTCCTGGACGCGCACCATCTCCACTACTCCCGGTACGACACCCTCGACTACGCGCCGGCGATGGTCCCGGCGTGCCTCGGGAGCCGGGTGAGGAAGATGGAGTTGCTGCAGTACCAGGGCGGCAGAGCGCAGAGGACGCTGGCCAGGTTCTTGCTCCGCAACGCGCCGGTTCTTGAGCAGCTCTACTGTGGACTCGCGGAGGGGCCGGAGTGGGTTCAGAGGGAATTGATGCGCGAGATGGAAGGCTGGGTGGTGAATGAGACAGCAAGCAAGGAGTTCCATTGATGGATTTGCAATTGCGAACACCTTCTTGTGGATTCATGATGATTTAATTAGTAGACTCTATAATGAATTTAAACAGGCCGGAGTGTTCAAGCACAGTTTAGTTTGATTGCCTAACGCGCTGCCTCCGATTACCACTATTCGCTCGTTGCTAGATTTACTAAAAAGTTGTACGAATTCCACTTCTTCTCAAAATATAAGGCACGAGTGATTTTGCACCGACATTGATGCACAACTTTGACCATCAATATATACTCTCTtcgtttctttttagtctgcatataactTCTGTCCGAAGTCAAGTATCTTTACTTTGACCAAAgttatagaaaaaagtatcaacatttaCAAAGCCAAAGGGATATCTATAGATTCATTATGGAATGTAGTTTTCATATTATGTATATTTGAtgttgtagatgttgatatttttttatACAAAGTTGGTCAAAGTTGGTGAAgtttgacttgacacaaatctTATATGTGGAGTAAAAAGGAATTGAAGGAGTATCAAAGTACATGAATTAAACAATCATAAATAACATCATCTTATTGCTCTTGCcaaaaaaatcattttatatGTTTGACAATGTTCAGGAAATCGTTATTCGGTAACTGCTTGGTCAGCTATGGAGTAGGGATTAATCGTGAATCGACTGCTTAATCGGAATTAATCGGCCAGGTTTTTTATAAATCTCAGAATCCTGGTGTTGAGACCAGATTTTGGCCACACAAAAATGTAATTTAAATGAATAAGTAACCAATATGAAGGAATGTTCACCATGAAGATTATTCATATAGGCAAGGCGAACAACTTTTATGTTTCGATTATTTTGATTCGTGGTCATATGTGACATGTGAGTTCAAAAAAAAAACTGTTATATGAGTGTATGACAACAATGCTCTAAAATATGATATATTCAACAAGTACGGCAACAATCATTATGTGCTCTATCTCTAATTAATATCAAATAATAATAGTTCTTGCATTTGCATAATATAACATGGTCCACAAGTATGAAATTCAGCAACCTATGCTTGCTGCTATGCTGCTGTCATCATTCATCAAACATGTAGTTATACAAAATACAAAATACAAAAGATGAAATGCAACAACCTATGCTTGTTGCTATGCCGCTGTTCTATTGCCCCTTCTCTCTCAACCTGGTCTCCGGCGTGAAGAGGCAGCAAGGAGGGGCCGAAGAGCTAGGCGCGTCCACCTGCTTGTTGTTGCCCTGGTCGCCGGCATGAGGAGGCAGCAAGGACAGGCCGAAGGGGGAGGGCGACCACCTGCTTGCTTGCCACAACCACGGGTGAGGTGGGGACGGGGTAGATGCGGGAGGAGAggggagggcgaggcagcgaggaGGGGCCGGAGAGGAAGGACCGCCGTTGGCCGGCGGCAGGGGAACAGAGGCTGAAGGCGGCGAGGAGAGGCGACACAGCCACAGTGAGGAGGGGGACGGGGTAGATGCGGGATGAGGGGGAGCGGGAGGCGGCGAGGAGATGCCGGAGAGGAAGGGCCGCCATTGGCCGCCGGTGGGGGAACGGCGGCGAGGACATGCGACACGGCCCTGCGTTTTGATTTTCGGTTTATGTTTTTTTTCGTCCTTGGGCGAAATGGCCGAATTTCGGGAATTTCAAATTTTTCGGCAAAATCTCGGACGAAATTGCAAAATCAAAATTTGAAAAATTGTCCAAAATTCAACCGAAATTTGGCCGAAATtcaaacaaaatttgaaataaaaCAAAGCATAAACATATCAGTGCAACAACCATCAGGATGGATCGAATAAACTTCAGCAAATAAGCTCTAGGGATTAATAAAACTGCATCTGTCCAACATAACAGGCACACATTAGTTATAAAGTTGCCTCAGTCCAACATCAGTTCAACCATCACAGCGTAGTTCAGAGTTTAAATAGTCCGGTACAGCCAATAGACTTAAAGGATTACACATAGAAACAACAGCTCCAAAAGACAACCATCAAAGCATGACACTGAAACAGCAGCTCCAAGCTTGCCTACATCCAAAAGCTTCTTGATATCCCAGGATATTCTTCACATGCCATTACTGGTTTAGAGAAAATAGAGGAAGGGTCAGGATGGAGGTAGTCTGCATTGGAATTATCTTCTGCCACTTTgtgcaacaaaaaataaaatgGATTATCAGGAGAAGTAGCTAGTAGAACAATATTCAAATGTTATGCATGCTCATGAATGAAATAACAAATCTACTACATCAATATAGTTTTTATTCACCAAAAAGCTTCAGGAGCAAAGGTTATGGCTCCATATACTAGAATGACGAATTTTAGTTTATAGTTTGTACTCCAGCACAACAAAACTCTAAGGATACAAAGAAAGCAACATAGACACAAACAGCCCGCTGTTGGCTTGGACTAGCCATTTGTCAATTGTCACATAGAAGGAAAATCCACGGTGAAAAATGTGAATAAAAAATCAGGCATAAGCTCAAGGTATTGCAGGATAAATATAGTGGTAACATACCTATAAAACAGCAGCTCCAAGCTTGCATACATCCAAAAGCTTCTTGATACCCTTAGTTCTTCATGTGGCATTTTTGGTTTAGAGAAAACAGAGAAAGGATCAGGAGGGATGTAGTTCAACATCAAAATTTTCTTCTTCCACTTTGTGCATAATCAAATAAAATGGACTAACAGAGAACATCACTACTAGGTGATTGGTAGCAATTAGAACAACACTGATAGGTGGCAATTACAACAGCAATACAAGAAGATAAGTGGCAACACTGATAAGTATAGCAACTACAACATCAATACAAGAAGATAAGTGGCAATTATAACACTACTAGGTGATAATTGACAAGTAGCAATTAGAGCAACAATACTGATCATACACAGTGAGAATAAACATTAGAGCACCATAACAATTAAATATCAACCTACTTAAAGAAAGAAATGCACATCAAGCTATTTGCTTCAAACATAAAAAACATCAAGCTAAATTTTTGAAGCGGAGACGCCGAAAATAAGAGACTTACCAAATCTACGAGTAGAGGCTGTTCACTTCCTTGGTCTTCTTCCTAACTAGTCGTCCAGATCTACGAGTCTCCAAATTGCCAACACTTGCTGCTGTCTCCTTTTCAGCTTGTACTTGTGTCTCTTCTTCCACTTGCATTTGTGTCTCTTGCAGATCTTGTTGATCATCCTCATCATCCTCACTCACCCCATCATCATCCTCACTCTCATTATCAACATACTCATTCTCTTCATCGTCATCCTCACTCTCAGTTTCCACTTGCATTTGCATCATGGTTGCCACTACCACTCCTATTTGCATTTCCATTACCTGAAAATCACATGACAAAAGAACAACGGTCAGCTATGAAGAGTAGGTAACTAAGAAAGCCACACTTGCTTACTAGGGTGTCCCCATATGAATGATAAACAAAAACAGTACAACCCGATCTACTAGGGTGTCACTTGCTTACTTAATGGTATTGCTGACCATTGAAATTAATCATTGGGTCAACATCTACTTACTTAAATACACACGTAACACAACTGCTTTTTTATTGGACGTGCTGTAGATCTAAATAAATGATCGATTCAAACATCTGATGCTTCTTCAAATATACAAGCCAGTGGTTGGATGTGATAAAAGACACTATAACATTGCGCACAAGAATCATCTCAACAGCTCAAAACGCAAGCACACAACCCAGATTTATGGAACGATTGTATATTTGAGGATGTTAATAACAAGGTTTGTAACCCACTTTTCTTTTGGACCAAAATAAATATTACCAGATCGTGAGCATCCTTGGTGACTAGAAGCAAAATATGCATGAAAACAGATGTGAATCATACAAAATTACATGGTAATAGAGCACATCTTGCTTCTTCCATCCTTTGGCAGTCAGGCTCATTAATTGTTAGTTGCCAACTCGTCGTATTCCATGCATATGCAGTAGCAAGTAGACGGAAAATCTTTCTAATGCCAGCAGATGCAACAAGTAGAGGGCGAACCCAACTAGCAAGCAAGCAGTCCGATGCAGCAACAAGCAGGAAGCTACTCGTACAACAATCGATCAAGCTGCTTGTAATAGCTAGCTAGCTGTGTACGTACAATTAATCAAGCTGCTTGTAATAGCTATATAGCTTTGTATAGATTGCTGCTTCAAGCACTACCGGAATCgcaccctatgccgacggccaggccatgaCTAGCCGTCGGgtcaggcctatgccgacggcccccgtcggcatagggcCGTCGGCAACATATCCGTCGGCGTAGCCAGGATGACCGTCGGCATAGACCCTATGCCGACGGTGGCcgtacatctatgccgacggccttggCCGTCGGCAACGTCATCGCCTAACGGCGGCCGCCGTCAAGTGCTGCCCAATGGCTTCTCGCCACGTGGCGAGACGCCGTTCAGCATGGGcgtgtctatgccgacggcccagccgtcggcttagtttgaaattatgccgacggctaggccgtcggcatagacacgCCACGTGTCAGATACTGGGCGCTCCTGGggcaggtctatgccgacggcctggccgtcggcatagacgtgccacgtgtcggccactgggagctcacgccaggcctatgccgacggccaggccgtcggcatagattctgtccagtttttttttcttttttctgtttcttttcagCTCAATTCATTTGAATATATAACAAACAGCATATAGAACAAACAGCATATACACAGCATCACACAACAAATTGGCATCGCTAAGAAGCATCGCAAAGCATCACACATATAAGTATCATCACCACAAAGCATATAAGAATCTCACAAACAACAATAAGATAAGTATCATCACAAGCATACAAGTATCATAGCATCGAGAACAAGCAAGTATCATAGCATCGAGAAAGGCTTAAGCGCCAGGACGTCGAGCACCGCGGAGGTCGTCACCGCCAAGACCGCCGAAGCCCAGGTCGTCACTGCTAGCGGCAGCGCTACCGCCAAGACCGCCTCCGCCTCCGTCTCCGTGGATCGGAGTGGTCGGGCTCCGTGTCTCGGGAGTGTTGCGAAGACCACCGCCAACGGTAGATGCACCTGTTCCCTGGATGTTGAAAAGATATATTAACGAGATATAAGACTGTGTTGAAAGGCATGACATGCTTTGGGTGAATTGATTGGGGATGAACTAACCGGCGAGGGGCCAGCGTTCTGTGCCACAAACTCCTCAAAGGTCAGCAGCACTGGTTGTGCTGGAGGACCCTCTGCTGATGGCCATTGAAGACACCTGCCGGCCGCCATTTCCTGAAAAGCGTGCTGCATCTCGCGATCCCTCTGCTGATGGTATGCATGAAGGCGGTCGTGCCACGCCATGGTCTCATGGTGTGTGTACTCCATGTAGGCCTACAGTATGACATGATGAGACTCATAAAACTACTAAATGCGGAAAATAAAGGGAACAATGAAGATAAAAGGGAAAATACTTACAGTTTGCTGCTCCGGAAAGAGGGACAGTGACGGTGCACTGCTCATGCGCGAGCTCGTGCGCCGGCTCAGGGTCGGGTTGATCCGACGGAGCTGTGTGTAGGAGATAGACGGAGTGATCACAGCATCGAGAACCGCCTCCCGACCGTGCTCCTTCGGCCCCATGCCCACCACCACCCTTTCGTACAGATCCGCCGCAATGGGGTCAGGTGTGTCAGGATGTAACGCCAGATACCCTTCGGAGTAGGCCTTCTTCCTCCCCGCGGTCTTCTTGCGGTAGTACTTGGGCTCGCCAGGCTTGGGGTCCTTCCGCGTATGGGCGATCTCCCACGCCTGCATGTGTGAGAGCGGCCGCTTCAGTTTCTCCTCCTGCACCACCAAACAGAGGTTAGTCATACATAAGAAAGTGATggtaaatagaagaagaagaatgtttaatggggttagctagtcatacattaactgccttgtggagatagtggtttcggtttccctgagcatgtactccctccttccctcggttagccttgtttttgactctcatagccgcccaggctccagcctcatcacaccaaagatccaccaatgccgcccaggactcgtcttttccataacaccaatttggacacacctacataataaaagcataatggcatgtcaacacgaaacggtgaaatgtaccacaaggtaatgaaagcataatgaaaAATCTTTTATACTTACCGCCAAGAACTCATCCCTCTCCAAGGTAATGCCCATCCTCcgcgcttcttccttggtcatcttcacaccaagATAGTCGTGGTAGTATGTCGAGATGGCCACATAGCGCACCTCGTACTGCATCTGGCGGGCCTTCTTCTTGCATTGGCGTAGCACGATCTGGTCCGCTCTGCCCCTGTGCTCCGGGAGAACTCGATAGAATTTCTACAATCATGCACgaaacaagaatggaagaagccatgagttaaatcattcatgaaactagaatggacttgtgcttctgaagagaactcacccagaaagtggtgatcacggccttggcatgggtcccatgctccgcgtggagggccgcttcccagtgctcccagctcgtggccaagacccgatggtccgggtgcctgactggatccggacagtacaaccccggccagtgtaacttcagcaggacggtgatgaggccgttgggaatacggacccctttagaatatatccagttgctgcaaaagaatgaactattagcatgtgacaagcaaaataaataacaaccggaatgagcatgtgacaagcaaaataatgaAATTATTATAAAGTGGCACTTACTCTTTCCCCGTGGGCTCAATGAGCCACTTCTGCTCCTCAGTAGCAGGAACCTGCTTTGG
The Aegilops tauschii subsp. strangulata cultivar AL8/78 chromosome 3, Aet v6.0, whole genome shotgun sequence genome window above contains:
- the LOC141020675 gene encoding uncharacterized protein, with the translated sequence MGHAADAGRDRLSNLRDDVLGHILSFLDAKEAGRAAALSSRWRDVLGSVHTVSLEQPERPYFIYDRDSLHDRGVARRLIAAVNAALFSRDRRPYPAAAAVPLRALRVSLEGYEYDPDDKSRVDLYLSYALRHAAPEFDLDLRFGRESACGRYDRLDAADADDDGNVAVYSPIEVRAVAVNPPRKSPESNDHYSHRVRPEDEDDVSSSDDDERVARPWNRPSLEYTVLSGLFSCATLRSLRLGYCRLSPPVAIRLPSLETLHLTHVPDEEEHLQRLISSCPRLADLTLEACGTMTALSLLDNMRLRRLALRCCHRLARLAVDAPELHCLEYRGPVPDDSFLTVRGGGGGFPAVTSCKIDILEEATSEEELANLGSFLQQSALTTKHLHLCSARMGSCFVKLPAFPSLRHLELNGSVPRTDDPVVVAAWMSSILRQAPNLEFLSLFFEAAPRADGHFVDGGHSIGELLDAHHLHYSRYDTLDYAPAMVPACLGSRVRKMELLQYQGGRAQRTLARFLLRNAPVLEQLYCGLAEGPEWVQRELMREMEGWVVNETASKEFH